One stretch of Streptomyces sp. NBC_01142 DNA includes these proteins:
- a CDS encoding bifunctional FO biosynthesis protein CofGH yields the protein MTDHQHGRPERPTENAMRRALKRARDGVALDTAEAAVLLQARGDDLKDLAASAARVRDAGLEAAGRPGVITYSKSVFIPLTRLCRDKCHYCTFATVPGKLRRAGHGMFMSPDEVLDIARRGAELGCKEALITLGDKPEDRWPEAREWLEAEGYDDTIAYVRAMSIRILEETGLLPHLNPGVLSWTDFQRLKPVAPSMGMMLETTAERLWSEPGGPHYGSPDKEPAVRLRVLEDAGRSSVPFTSGLLIGIGENHEERADSLFALRRISRAYHGIQELIIQNFRAKPDTAMRGMPDAELDDLVATVAVARHIMGPSACLQAPPNLVAGEYARLIGAGIDDWGGVSPLTPDHVNPERPWPQIDELAEQSAAAGFRLEERLCVYPEFVRRGEPWLDPRLLPHVRALVDEETGLAREDVKPVGLPWQEPDEGFTASGRTDLHRTIDTSGRTSDRRDDFDEVYGDWEALREAAVPGMVPSRIDGDVRQALSRAADDPTKLTDDEALALLHADGPALDALTRIADELRRDVVGDDVTYIVTRNINFTNVCYTGCRFCAFAQRRTDADAYTLSLSQVADRAEQAWEVGAVEVCMQGGIHPDLPGTAYFDIARAVKERVPGMHVHAFSPMEVVNGATRTGMSIREWLTAAKEAGLDSIPGTAAEILDDEVRWILTKGKLPTANWIEVVKTAHELGIRSSSTMMYGHVDQPRHWLGHFRTLARIQQETGGFTEFVTLPFIHTNAPVYLAGIARPGPTTRDNRAVTAMARLLLHPHITNIQTSWVKLGQEGAAEMLRSGANDLGGTLMEETISRMAGSSYGSYRSVQDLIAIAEEAGRPAKPRTTLYGEVPQERQQAATASDGHLPELLPVISD from the coding sequence ATGACGGATCACCAGCACGGACGTCCCGAACGCCCCACCGAGAACGCGATGCGCCGCGCCCTCAAGCGGGCCAGGGACGGGGTCGCCCTCGACACCGCCGAGGCCGCCGTGCTGCTCCAGGCCCGCGGGGACGATCTCAAGGACCTGGCCGCCTCCGCCGCGCGGGTGCGGGACGCCGGGCTCGAGGCCGCCGGGCGGCCCGGTGTGATCACGTACTCGAAGAGCGTCTTCATCCCGCTCACCCGGCTGTGCCGTGACAAGTGCCACTACTGCACCTTCGCCACCGTCCCCGGCAAGCTGCGCCGGGCCGGTCACGGGATGTTCATGTCGCCGGACGAGGTTCTGGACATCGCCCGCCGCGGCGCCGAGCTGGGCTGCAAGGAAGCGCTGATCACGCTCGGGGACAAGCCCGAGGACCGCTGGCCCGAGGCGCGCGAGTGGCTGGAGGCCGAGGGGTACGACGACACCATCGCGTACGTACGGGCGATGTCGATCCGCATCCTGGAGGAGACCGGGCTGCTGCCGCACCTCAACCCGGGCGTGCTGTCCTGGACGGACTTCCAGCGGCTCAAGCCGGTCGCGCCGTCGATGGGCATGATGCTGGAGACCACGGCCGAGCGCCTGTGGAGCGAGCCCGGCGGGCCGCACTACGGCTCCCCGGACAAGGAGCCCGCCGTCCGGCTGCGTGTTCTGGAGGATGCCGGGCGCAGCTCCGTCCCCTTCACCAGCGGGCTGCTGATCGGCATCGGCGAGAACCACGAGGAGCGCGCGGACTCGCTGTTCGCGCTGCGCCGCATCTCCCGCGCCTACCACGGCATCCAGGAGCTCATCATCCAGAACTTCCGCGCCAAGCCGGACACGGCGATGCGCGGGATGCCGGACGCGGAGCTGGACGACCTGGTCGCCACCGTCGCCGTCGCCCGGCACATCATGGGCCCCTCCGCCTGTCTGCAGGCGCCGCCGAACCTGGTGGCGGGCGAGTACGCCCGGCTCATCGGCGCGGGCATCGACGACTGGGGCGGGGTGTCGCCGCTGACGCCCGACCATGTGAACCCCGAGCGCCCCTGGCCGCAGATCGACGAGCTGGCCGAGCAGTCGGCGGCGGCCGGCTTCCGGCTCGAAGAACGCCTCTGCGTCTACCCGGAGTTCGTCCGGCGCGGCGAGCCCTGGCTGGACCCCCGGCTGCTCCCGCACGTACGGGCGCTGGTCGACGAGGAGACCGGGCTGGCCCGCGAGGACGTCAAGCCCGTGGGCCTGCCCTGGCAGGAGCCCGACGAAGGGTTCACCGCCTCCGGCCGTACCGATCTGCACCGCACCATCGACACCAGCGGTCGTACCTCCGACCGGCGCGACGACTTCGACGAGGTGTACGGGGACTGGGAGGCACTGCGCGAGGCCGCGGTGCCCGGCATGGTGCCGTCCCGTATCGACGGCGACGTACGACAGGCCCTGAGCCGGGCCGCCGACGACCCGACGAAGCTCACCGACGACGAGGCGCTCGCGCTGCTGCACGCGGACGGGCCCGCGCTGGACGCGCTCACCCGCATCGCGGACGAGCTGCGCCGCGACGTGGTCGGCGACGACGTCACGTACATCGTCACGCGCAACATCAACTTCACCAACGTCTGCTACACTGGCTGCCGTTTCTGCGCCTTCGCCCAGCGTCGTACGGACGCGGACGCGTACACGCTCTCGCTCTCCCAGGTCGCCGACCGGGCCGAGCAGGCGTGGGAGGTGGGCGCGGTCGAGGTGTGCATGCAGGGCGGCATCCACCCCGACCTGCCGGGCACGGCGTACTTCGACATCGCGCGCGCCGTGAAGGAGCGCGTGCCGGGCATGCATGTGCACGCCTTCTCCCCGATGGAGGTCGTCAACGGCGCCACGCGGACGGGGATGTCGATCCGCGAGTGGCTGACGGCGGCGAAGGAGGCGGGGCTCGACTCCATCCCGGGCACGGCCGCCGAGATCCTCGACGACGAGGTCCGCTGGATCCTCACCAAGGGCAAGCTGCCGACGGCCAACTGGATCGAGGTCGTCAAGACCGCGCACGAGCTGGGCATCCGGTCGAGCTCGACCATGATGTACGGACATGTGGACCAGCCGCGGCACTGGCTCGGCCACTTCCGCACCCTGGCCCGGATCCAGCAGGAGACCGGTGGTTTCACGGAGTTCGTGACGCTGCCGTTCATCCACACCAACGCACCCGTGTATCTCGCGGGCATCGCCCGGCCCGGTCCGACGACCCGCGACAACCGTGCCGTCACCGCGATGGCACGCCTCCTCCTCCACCCGCACATCACCAACATCCAGACCAGCTGGGTCAAGCTGGGCCAGGAGGGCGCGGCCGAGATGCTCCGCTCCGGGGCGAACGACCTGGGCGGCACCCTCATGGAGGAGACCATCTCCCGGATGGCGGGCTCCAGTTACGGCTCGTACCGCTCGGTCCAGGATCTGATCGCCATCGCGGAGGAGGCCGGCCGTCCGGCGAAGCCGCGTACGACGCTGTACGGAGAGGTGCCGCAGGAGCGGCAGCAGGCGGCCACCGCGTCGGACGGGCATCTGCCGGAGCTGCTGCCGGTGATCTCCGACTAG
- a CDS encoding SseB family protein, with the protein MVDNGDDISRPDRPSRLAELADWPAPAEAAAPQAALEPPEVSAPEPSPTPEDELAAARRQFAVLLGEFRRAAVLVPIDEYGSLWSADQGGVRWICAFSDEEALARFARAQGDAEREWMYHTLLGARLLDVMVPKLGVPAGVALDAGSEDGMLFPPVAGIVPDAVAVDLGGVG; encoded by the coding sequence GTGGTGGACAACGGGGATGACATATCGAGGCCTGACAGGCCGTCGAGACTGGCCGAGTTGGCCGATTGGCCCGCGCCGGCGGAAGCAGCCGCACCGCAAGCGGCGCTCGAACCGCCGGAAGTGTCCGCACCGGAGCCCAGCCCGACACCTGAAGATGAACTTGCTGCCGCAAGACGACAGTTTGCGGTGCTGCTGGGGGAATTCCGGCGTGCGGCGGTGCTGGTGCCGATCGACGAGTACGGAAGCCTGTGGTCCGCGGATCAGGGCGGTGTGCGGTGGATCTGTGCGTTCTCGGACGAGGAAGCACTGGCCCGTTTCGCGCGGGCGCAGGGGGATGCCGAGCGGGAGTGGATGTATCACACGCTGCTGGGCGCACGGCTGTTGGACGTCATGGTGCCGAAGCTGGGAGTGCCGGCCGGGGTGGCGCTGGATGCGGGCAGCGAGGACGGCATGTTGTTTCCGCCGGTGGCCGGAATTGTGCCGGATGCGGTGGCAGTGGATCTCGGCGGAGTGGGATGA
- a CDS encoding putative T7SS-secreted protein has translation MPDYGDMFGKVVGAGYDKVRDGVDWGKEKAGEGVDFVTDKTGGLLDRVGAKDWADTVEDWGDRKASSLGADVGEQQLGQSGEANELIHGNAGKINAGVKNLRDFRDAFNLVGQGMKKLDSSHWKGEAAEAFRDKFSTLPTDWLRAADAFGDAAKALERYADTVTWAQGEATKAIALYKKGTESSEAYSAEVDAYNDARTGSDPLPKPASTDPGKAQLDRAHEILNDARRQRNEAGETAKNAVTAALAHAPKEPTGLDRAKFDLADYGVGQSVEMMHVGSGFVKAAAGTVNFVRSIHPLDLYNITHPAEYWKGVNTTLAGLASSVANPDRTLKNAWEAFQKDPSEFWGRAIFEAATTKGAGGLKAAARAKDLADNPKGKGRDGHDKDPDGKGQHCTEKTCKKDPVDIATGHMILPQTDLALPGSLPLVVERTFESSYRAGGWFGPSWASTVDQRLEIDSEGVVFVCDEGSLLAYPHPAPGVPVMPTHGRRWPLDRDADGDYTVTDPASGRVWHFETRHDDVALLAQIDDRNSRWITFEYDETDAPTSIVHHGGYHLKLTTSEGRVTALHLAGAAQDGTDQEILRYGYTDGHLTEVTRSSDRPLRFGYDEHGRITSWTDTNGSHFDYVYDDRDRCIVQSGTNGHLESTFTWDGRDPASGLLSTSMTDGLGHTHRYLINDRVQVVGEIDPLGNVTRLERDRYNRLLSVTDPLGHVSRSTYDESGRVTTAVRPDGRELSAEYNELGLPVRVKGADGTVTRQTYDERGNRTSVTDASGATTRFSYDGAGNLTSVTDALGHSSFVRCDGAGLPLETTDPLGATTRYERNAFGRPVTITDALGAITRFEWTVEGMVSRRIDADDSDQSSVYDGEGNCLSHTDAVGGVSTFEYADFDLLVARTGPDGARYEFSHDTNLQLTRVTNPQGLTWDYKYDSAGRLVSETDFDDRTLTYTYDAASRLNSRTNGLGQVVRLKHNELGQVVSNEADYAVTTFEYDIFDELAVAKGPDSTLVRLRDRFGRLKSETVNGRTMTFGHDALGRRTARTTPSGVVSSWTYDAAGRRIELMTSDRTITFEHDAIGRELVRHIGENITLTHELDPLGRLVDLQVTSHGRSLQHRAYTYRADGNLVGIDDQLSGTRSFVLNATGRVTTVHAAGWTERYAYDVAGNQTEAAWPASHPGHEATGARAYTGTHISRAGNVRYEHDAQGRVVLRRKPRLSRKPDTWRYEWDAQDRLISVITPDGTDWLYLYDPLGRRISKQRHAVDGQTIVEEVTFTWDNTTLCEQTTQSEALPDLVALTWDHDGLHPIAQTERILTASQDEIDARFFTIVTDLVGTPNELIDASGNLAWHTRSTLWGATTWATTSTAYTPLRFPGQYFDPETGLHYNFHRHYDPETARYLSADPLGLAPAPNPTAYVHNPHTWTDPDGLAPCNQFLETRGEAFNAARERAGVPNSQQPVKQWEVGDDPTQRHRTSNYVYDPNPGAHGRYYQYETPQGTRVIAEHTRDPNAPYPHFHAGQPKTGGFNVDMMGERYQQVGDKHHIYYTGTSTSTS, from the coding sequence ATGCCTGACTACGGAGACATGTTCGGCAAGGTGGTCGGGGCCGGCTACGACAAGGTCCGCGATGGTGTCGACTGGGGCAAGGAGAAGGCGGGCGAGGGCGTCGACTTCGTCACCGACAAGACTGGCGGTCTGCTGGACCGTGTCGGTGCGAAGGACTGGGCGGACACCGTCGAGGACTGGGGTGATCGGAAGGCTTCGTCCCTGGGCGCGGACGTGGGTGAACAGCAGCTCGGCCAGAGTGGTGAGGCCAATGAGCTGATCCACGGCAATGCCGGAAAGATCAACGCGGGCGTGAAGAACCTCCGGGATTTCAGGGACGCGTTCAATCTGGTCGGCCAGGGCATGAAGAAGCTGGACTCCAGTCACTGGAAAGGCGAGGCGGCCGAGGCGTTCCGCGACAAGTTCAGCACGTTGCCGACCGACTGGCTGCGTGCGGCGGACGCCTTCGGCGACGCGGCCAAGGCACTGGAGAGATACGCCGACACGGTGACGTGGGCACAGGGGGAAGCCACGAAGGCAATTGCCCTCTACAAGAAGGGCACCGAGAGCTCCGAGGCGTACAGCGCCGAGGTCGACGCCTACAACGACGCGCGCACAGGCTCAGACCCGCTCCCCAAGCCTGCCTCTACCGACCCCGGCAAGGCCCAACTGGATCGTGCCCACGAGATCCTGAACGATGCCCGCCGTCAGCGCAACGAGGCCGGAGAGACGGCAAAGAACGCGGTCACCGCTGCCCTGGCTCATGCCCCGAAGGAGCCCACCGGGCTGGATCGGGCAAAGTTCGACCTGGCCGACTACGGCGTCGGCCAGAGCGTCGAGATGATGCATGTCGGAAGTGGCTTCGTGAAGGCCGCAGCCGGGACCGTGAACTTCGTCCGGTCGATCCATCCGCTCGACCTGTACAACATCACCCACCCGGCCGAGTACTGGAAGGGCGTGAACACGACCCTCGCCGGGCTGGCATCCAGCGTCGCCAACCCGGACCGCACCCTCAAGAACGCATGGGAGGCTTTCCAGAAGGACCCGAGCGAGTTCTGGGGCCGCGCGATCTTCGAGGCCGCCACCACCAAGGGCGCGGGCGGCCTCAAGGCAGCCGCACGTGCGAAGGACCTGGCCGACAACCCGAAGGGCAAGGGCCGCGACGGCCACGACAAGGATCCCGACGGCAAGGGTCAGCATTGCACCGAGAAGACGTGCAAGAAGGACCCGGTCGACATCGCGACCGGCCACATGATCCTGCCGCAGACGGACCTCGCGCTTCCCGGCTCGCTGCCGTTGGTCGTCGAGCGCACTTTCGAGTCGTCGTACCGCGCGGGCGGCTGGTTCGGTCCGTCCTGGGCGAGCACCGTCGACCAGCGCCTGGAGATCGACTCCGAGGGGGTGGTGTTCGTCTGCGACGAGGGAAGCCTGCTGGCGTACCCGCACCCGGCGCCCGGGGTCCCCGTCATGCCCACGCACGGCCGCCGCTGGCCTCTGGACCGCGACGCCGACGGCGACTACACCGTCACCGACCCCGCCTCCGGCCGGGTGTGGCACTTCGAGACGCGCCACGACGATGTGGCCCTGCTCGCGCAGATCGACGACCGCAACAGCCGCTGGATCACCTTCGAGTACGACGAAACCGATGCTCCGACTTCGATCGTCCATCACGGTGGCTACCACCTGAAGCTGACGACGAGTGAGGGCCGGGTCACTGCCCTCCACCTCGCCGGCGCAGCCCAGGACGGCACCGACCAGGAGATCCTGCGGTACGGCTACACCGACGGCCACCTCACCGAGGTCACCAGATCTTCAGACCGCCCCCTGCGCTTCGGCTACGACGAGCACGGCCGTATCACCTCCTGGACCGACACCAACGGCAGCCACTTCGACTACGTCTACGACGACCGCGACCGCTGCATCGTTCAGTCGGGTACCAACGGCCACCTCGAATCCACCTTCACCTGGGATGGCAGGGACCCGGCGAGCGGCCTGCTCAGCACGTCCATGACGGATGGCCTCGGCCACACCCACCGCTACCTCATCAATGACCGCGTCCAAGTCGTCGGCGAGATCGACCCCCTCGGCAACGTGACACGGCTCGAGCGCGACCGCTACAACCGGCTGCTGTCGGTGACCGATCCACTGGGGCACGTCAGCCGTTCCACGTACGACGAGTCGGGCCGTGTGACGACAGCGGTACGCCCGGACGGGCGGGAGTTGTCCGCGGAGTACAACGAGCTTGGCCTGCCGGTACGCGTTAAGGGCGCGGACGGGACGGTCACGCGCCAGACGTACGACGAGCGCGGCAACCGCACGTCGGTCACGGATGCTTCGGGTGCGACGACGCGGTTCTCGTACGACGGGGCCGGGAACCTCACCTCGGTGACGGACGCGCTCGGCCACAGCTCATTCGTGCGTTGCGACGGGGCAGGACTCCCTCTCGAGACGACCGACCCGCTGGGTGCGACGACCCGCTACGAACGCAATGCGTTCGGCCGCCCGGTCACCATCACGGATGCGCTTGGAGCGATCACCCGCTTCGAGTGGACCGTGGAGGGCATGGTTTCCCGACGTATCGACGCGGACGACAGCGACCAGTCCTCGGTCTACGACGGCGAAGGCAACTGCCTGTCCCACACTGATGCGGTGGGAGGAGTCTCCACCTTCGAGTACGCGGACTTCGACCTGCTCGTGGCCCGTACCGGTCCGGACGGTGCGCGGTACGAGTTCAGCCACGACACGAATCTTCAGCTGACCAGGGTCACCAACCCGCAGGGGCTTACCTGGGACTACAAGTACGACTCAGCCGGCAGACTCGTATCTGAGACGGACTTCGACGACCGGACCCTCACGTACACCTATGACGCAGCGAGCCGCCTGAACTCGCGGACGAACGGGCTCGGCCAGGTGGTCCGGCTCAAGCACAACGAGCTCGGCCAGGTGGTCAGCAACGAGGCGGACTACGCGGTCACCACATTCGAGTACGACATCTTCGACGAGCTCGCCGTGGCAAAAGGTCCTGACTCGACGCTGGTCCGACTCCGTGACCGGTTCGGACGGCTCAAATCTGAGACCGTGAACGGGCGCACGATGACATTCGGCCATGACGCCCTCGGTCGCCGAACAGCCAGGACGACCCCGAGCGGTGTCGTCAGTTCATGGACGTATGACGCAGCCGGCCGTCGCATCGAACTCATGACGTCCGACCGCACGATCACATTCGAGCACGACGCCATTGGCCGCGAACTCGTCCGGCACATCGGAGAAAACATCACCCTTACGCACGAACTGGACCCCTTGGGTCGTCTCGTCGACCTTCAGGTCACCTCCCATGGCCGCAGTCTCCAGCACCGTGCTTACACCTACCGCGCAGACGGCAACCTCGTCGGCATCGACGACCAGCTCTCCGGCACCCGAAGTTTCGTCCTCAACGCGACCGGCCGGGTCACCACCGTCCATGCAGCGGGGTGGACCGAGCGATACGCCTACGACGTGGCGGGCAACCAAACAGAGGCGGCATGGCCTGCCTCGCACCCGGGCCACGAGGCCACAGGTGCGCGTGCCTACACGGGCACCCACATCAGCCGTGCCGGAAACGTCCGCTACGAGCACGACGCGCAGGGCAGGGTCGTGCTCCGTCGGAAGCCTCGGCTGTCCCGCAAGCCGGACACCTGGCGATACGAATGGGATGCACAGGACCGTCTCATATCCGTCATAACTCCGGACGGTACAGACTGGCTCTATCTGTACGACCCGCTCGGTCGGCGTATCTCCAAGCAACGCCATGCTGTCGACGGCCAAACCATCGTGGAGGAAGTCACCTTCACGTGGGACAACACAACGCTCTGCGAGCAGACCACTCAGAGCGAGGCCCTGCCCGACCTTGTAGCCCTCACGTGGGACCACGATGGCCTACACCCTATCGCCCAAACGGAACGAATCCTCACTGCTTCACAGGACGAGATCGATGCACGCTTCTTCACCATCGTCACGGACCTGGTCGGAACTCCCAACGAACTCATCGATGCGTCCGGCAACCTCGCCTGGCACACACGCAGCACCCTGTGGGGTGCGACAACATGGGCAACTACCAGCACGGCGTATACGCCACTCCGATTCCCTGGCCAATACTTCGACCCCGAAACCGGCCTCCATTACAACTTTCACCGCCACTATGACCCCGAGACTGCTCGCTATCTGTCAGCAGACCCCCTCGGACTCGCTCCGGCTCCGAACCCAACCGCGTACGTCCATAATCCGCACACGTGGACTGACCCAGATGGGCTCGCCCCGTGCAATCAATTCCTCGAAACTCGAGGTGAAGCATTCAATGCGGCGCGGGAACGAGCGGGCGTGCCAAATAGTCAGCAGCCCGTCAAACAGTGGGAAGTCGGTGACGATCCGACGCAACGTCACCGGACGAGCAACTATGTATACGACCCGAATCCAGGGGCTCACGGGCGTTACTACCAGTATGAAACGCCACAGGGCACGCGCGTAATTGCCGAGCACACTCGTGACCCGAACGCTCCGTATCCACACTTCCATGCGGGGCAGCCCAAGACGGGTGGCTTCAACGTGGACATGATGGGGGAGAGGTACCAACAGGTCGGCGACAAACACCACATCTACTACACAGGAACTAGTACGTCGACATCATAG
- a CDS encoding ATP-binding protein, translated as MKAETATPAAEFTQRLSATRRGARLARHLAAHQLDGWGIPYGSDLSDAAALIVAELAANAVTHGRVPGRDFELHLTLWPLTLRIEISDARGDREPSPRPPTPDSETGRGLLLVDALATSWGAKDRVIGKTVWAELPLP; from the coding sequence ATGAAAGCCGAAACCGCTACCCCCGCCGCCGAGTTCACCCAGCGCCTGAGCGCCACGCGAAGAGGCGCCCGCCTGGCCCGCCACCTCGCGGCCCATCAACTCGACGGCTGGGGCATCCCGTACGGCAGCGACCTGTCCGACGCGGCCGCACTGATCGTCGCCGAGCTCGCGGCGAACGCGGTCACTCACGGCCGCGTCCCGGGCCGCGACTTCGAACTGCACCTCACGCTCTGGCCGCTGACGCTCCGCATCGAGATCTCGGACGCCCGAGGCGACCGCGAACCGTCCCCGAGGCCTCCAACCCCCGACTCGGAGACGGGCCGCGGCCTGCTCCTGGTCGACGCGCTGGCCACGTCCTGGGGTGCGAAGGACCGCGTGATCGGTAAAACGGTCTGGGCAGAATTGCCGCTGCCATGA
- a CDS encoding helix-turn-helix transcriptional regulator, whose amino-acid sequence MTEERPERPAEVDGTAHLFSALGKQLKVLRENASMSQRELGVAAHCGEDLVSAMERGVRTPQPDFLVRADELLAAGGVLKAALDDVRAAKARARTRHPEWYRNYANLEAEAIELHDYSNQVVHGLLQTEDYARAIFSQRRPLLDEETIAKRVADRLARQQMFERWPAPTCSFILEEAALLRPIGGRAVHKDQLLQMLRIGRLRTVELQIMPTDREEHPNVDGVFTLLTAKARQQVAYTEVQGYPRLITDAEEVRLITARYGILRSQALNARETLSLIEKTLGER is encoded by the coding sequence ATGACGGAAGAGCGGCCCGAGCGGCCGGCTGAAGTGGACGGGACGGCGCATCTCTTCAGCGCGCTCGGCAAGCAGCTCAAGGTGCTGCGGGAGAACGCCTCGATGAGCCAGCGGGAGCTGGGGGTGGCGGCGCATTGCGGGGAGGATCTCGTCTCCGCGATGGAACGGGGTGTACGGACGCCGCAGCCGGATTTCCTGGTCCGGGCCGATGAGTTGCTGGCCGCCGGGGGCGTGCTGAAGGCCGCCCTTGACGATGTGCGTGCGGCAAAGGCGCGGGCCAGGACGCGGCACCCGGAGTGGTACCGGAATTACGCGAACCTGGAGGCGGAGGCCATCGAACTGCACGACTACAGCAACCAGGTCGTGCACGGACTTCTACAGACCGAGGACTACGCGCGAGCGATCTTCTCCCAACGCCGCCCCTTGCTGGACGAGGAGACCATCGCCAAGCGCGTGGCCGACCGACTGGCCCGTCAGCAGATGTTCGAGCGCTGGCCAGCACCAACCTGCAGCTTCATCCTGGAGGAAGCCGCGCTGCTGCGGCCGATCGGCGGACGCGCCGTCCACAAGGACCAGTTGCTGCAGATGCTGCGCATCGGACGGCTTCGAACCGTAGAGCTTCAGATCATGCCGACTGATCGCGAGGAACACCCCAATGTGGACGGGGTGTTCACCCTGCTTACAGCAAAGGCACGTCAGCAGGTTGCCTACACAGAGGTCCAGGGCTACCCCAGGCTGATCACCGACGCGGAAGAGGTCCGGCTCATCACCGCTCGCTATGGCATCCTTCGGTCGCAGGCTCTCAACGCCCGGGAAACCCTGTCCCTGATCGAGAAAACGCTGGGAGAGCGATGA
- a CDS encoding DUF397 domain-containing protein → MNTEQLHWFKSSHSGGEGGSCIEVAASPATIHIRDSKVTQGPQLAVTPTTWSAFVTYTGLLPLD, encoded by the coding sequence ATGAACACCGAGCAGCTTCACTGGTTCAAGTCCAGCCACAGCGGTGGCGAGGGCGGCTCCTGCATCGAGGTCGCCGCCTCCCCGGCCACCATCCACATCCGCGACTCCAAGGTCACCCAGGGCCCCCAGCTCGCCGTCACCCCCACCACCTGGTCCGCCTTCGTGACGTACACAGGGCTGCTCCCTCTGGACTAG
- a CDS encoding prevent-host-death family protein, which yields MLTPTVTFSELSKNSKHVAEKLDEAHRLHITRRDGEDLYLTTARHDREREETADITARLFAALIGSDGGARAILRALPSVFPWVRHLSDDEVAQFVRELVDATHDAVHLDVHANLHRVVVEWRATARILADPELTRQLTRRLPDEDHGEVVAP from the coding sequence ATGCTGACGCCCACGGTCACGTTCTCCGAGCTCTCCAAGAATTCGAAGCACGTCGCCGAGAAGCTCGACGAGGCCCACCGGCTGCACATCACGCGCCGGGACGGCGAGGACCTGTACCTCACGACAGCCCGGCACGACCGCGAGCGCGAGGAGACCGCCGACATCACGGCCCGGCTCTTCGCCGCGCTGATCGGCTCCGACGGTGGGGCGCGGGCGATACTGCGCGCGCTGCCATCGGTCTTCCCTTGGGTGCGCCACCTGTCGGACGACGAGGTGGCGCAGTTCGTGCGGGAACTCGTCGACGCGACGCATGACGCCGTCCACCTGGACGTCCACGCCAATCTCCACCGTGTCGTCGTCGAATGGCGTGCGACGGCTCGGATTCTGGCCGACCCCGAGCTGACCAGGCAGCTCACGCGCCGGCTGCCGGACGAGGACCACGGAGAGGTGGTCGCTCCGTGA
- a CDS encoding LLM class F420-dependent oxidoreductase: MRIATTIFLTDQTITPVRLARELEERGFAGLYLPEHTHIPVERTTPYPAGGELPPEYGRTLDPFVALGQAAAVTSRLALGTGITLVAQHDPIDLAKQIATLDHLSGGRFTLGVGFGWNKEEAADHSVEWTSRRELGWDRMALMRALWAPEPTAYKGEFGAVQASYAYPKPAGGAPRTLVGGAAGPKLFSRIAEHADGWLPIGGRGLAESVPVLREVWESSGRDPQTLHVVPYAVLPSPGKLAHYAELGVEEVVLQLPPEGEPAVLRVLDEYAQYL, encoded by the coding sequence ATGCGCATCGCGACCACGATCTTCCTCACCGACCAGACGATCACGCCGGTACGGCTGGCGCGCGAGCTGGAGGAACGCGGGTTCGCCGGGCTCTACCTCCCCGAACACACCCACATTCCGGTGGAGCGTACGACCCCGTACCCGGCGGGCGGTGAGCTGCCGCCGGAGTACGGCCGCACCCTCGACCCGTTCGTCGCCCTCGGCCAGGCCGCCGCGGTCACCTCGCGGCTCGCCCTCGGCACCGGCATCACTCTGGTGGCCCAGCACGACCCGATCGACCTGGCCAAGCAGATCGCGACCCTCGACCACCTCTCCGGCGGGCGCTTCACGCTCGGCGTCGGCTTCGGCTGGAACAAGGAGGAGGCCGCGGACCACAGCGTGGAGTGGACATCACGGCGCGAACTGGGCTGGGACCGGATGGCGCTGATGCGCGCGCTGTGGGCGCCCGAACCGACCGCGTACAAGGGCGAGTTCGGAGCCGTACAGGCGTCGTACGCCTACCCGAAGCCGGCGGGCGGCGCACCGCGCACGCTCGTCGGGGGAGCGGCCGGGCCGAAGCTGTTCTCGCGCATCGCGGAGCACGCGGACGGCTGGCTCCCGATCGGCGGCCGCGGCCTGGCGGAGTCGGTCCCGGTACTGCGCGAGGTATGGGAGTCGTCGGGCCGCGACCCGCAGACGCTCCACGTGGTCCCGTACGCGGTACTGCCCTCGCCCGGCAAGCTGGCGCACTACGCGGAACTGGGCGTGGAGGAAGTGGTGCTGCAGCTCCCGCCGGAGGGCGAGCCGGCGGTACTGAGGGTGCTGGACGAGTACGCACAGTACCTGTGA